The following are from one region of the Equus asinus isolate D_3611 breed Donkey chromosome 27, EquAss-T2T_v2, whole genome shotgun sequence genome:
- the FGFR1 gene encoding fibroblast growth factor receptor 1 isoform X4 gives MWSWKCLLFWAVLVTATLCTARPAPTLPEQAQPWGAPVEVESFLVHPGDLLQLRCRLRDDVQSINWLRDGVQLVESNRTRITGEEVEVRDSVPADSGLYACVTSSPSGSDTTYFSVNVSDALPSSEDDDDDDDSSSEEKETDNTKPNPVAPYWTSPEKMEKKLHAVPAAKTVKFKCPSSGTPNPTLRWLKNGKEFKPDHRIGGYKVRYATWSIIMDSVVPSDKGNYTCIVENEYGSINHTYQLDVVERSPHRPILQAGLPANKTVALGSNVEFMCKVYSDPQPHIQWLKHIEVNGSKIGPDNLPYVQILKTAGVNTTDKEMEVLHLRNVSFEDAGEYTCLAGNSIGLSHHSAWLTVLEALEERPAVMTSPLYLEIIIYCTGAFLISCMVGSVIIYKMKSGTKKSDFHSQMAVHKLAKSIPLRRQVSADSSASMNSGVLLVRPSRLSSSGTPMLAGVSEYELPEDPRWELPRDRLVLGKPLGEGCFGQVVLAEAIGLDKDKPNRVTKVAVKMLKSDATEKDLSDLISEMEMMKMIGKHKNIINLLGACTQDGPLYVIVEYASKGNLREYLQARRPPGLEYCYNPSHNPEEQLSSKDLVSCAYQVARGMEYLASKKCIHRDLAARNVLVTEDNVMKIADFGLARDIHHIDYYKKTTNGRLPVKWMAPEALFDRIYTHQSDVWSFGVLLWEIFTLGGSPYPGVPVEELFKLLKEGHRMDKPSNCTNELYMMMRDCWHAVPSQRPTFKQLVEDLDRIVALTSNQEYLDLSMPLDQYSPSFPDTRSSTCSSGEDSVFSHEPLPEEPCLPRHPAQLANGGLKRR, from the exons cccagccctggggagcCCCTGTGGAAGTGGAGTCCTTCCTGGTCCACCCTGGTGACCTGCTGCAGCTTCGCTGTCGGCTGCGGGACGATGTCCAGAGCATCAACTGGCTGCGGGACGGGGTACAGCTGGTGGAAAGCAACCGTACCCGCATCacgggggaggaggtggaggtgcgGGATTCCGTGCCCGCTGACTCCGGCCTCTACGCTTGCGTGACCAGCAGCCCCTCAGGCAGCGACACCACCTACTTCTCCGTCAATGTCTCAG ATGCTCTCCCTTCCTCGGAGgacgacgatgatgatgatgactcctcttcagaggagaaggagacagaTAACACCAAACCAAACC CCGTGGCTCCATATTGGACGTCCCcggaaaagatggaaaagaaattgCATGCAGTGCCAGCTGCTAAGACAGTGAAGTTCAAGTGCCCTTCCAGTGGGACTCCTAACCCTACACTGCGCTGGCTGAAAAATGGCAAAGAATTCAAACCTGACCACAGGATCGGAGGCTACAAG GTCCGTTATGCCACGTGGAGCATCATAATGGACTCGGTGGTGCCCTCTGACAAGGGCAACTATACCTGCATCGTGGAGAACGAGTATGGCAGCATTAACCACACCTACCAGCTCGACGTCGTGG aGCGGTCTCCTCACCGGCCCATCCTGCAGGCAGGGTTGCCTGCCAACAAGACAGTGGCCCTGGGCAGTAATGTGGAGTTCATGTGTAAGGTGTACAGTGACCCACAGCCCCACATCCAGTGGCTAAAGCACATCGAGGTGAATGGGAGTAAGATTGGCCCGGACAACCTTCCGTATGTCCAGATCTTGAAG ACTGCCGGAGTTAATACCACCGACAAAGAGATGGAAGTGCTTCACTTAAGGAATGTCTCCTTTGAGGACGCGGGGGAGTATACGTGCTTGGCGGGTAACTCTATCGGACTCTCCCATCACTCTGCATGGTTGACCGTTCTGGAAG CCCTGGAAGAGAGACCCGCGGTGATGACCTCGCCCCTGTACCTGGAGATCATCATCTATTGCACGGGGGCCTTCCTCATCTCCTGCATGGTGGGCTCTGTCATCATCTACAAGATGAAGAGTGGCACCAAGAAGAGTGACTTCCACAGCCAGATGGCCGTGCACAAGCTGGCCAAGAGCATCCCTCTGCGCAGACAG GTGTCAGCCGACTCCAGCGCGTCCATGAACTCTGGGGTTCTGCTGGTTCGGCCCTCACGTCTCTCCTCCAGCGGAACCCCCATGCTGGCTGGGGTCTCTGAATATGAGCTTCCTGAAGACCCTCGCTGGGAGCTGCCTCGAGACAG ACTGGTTTTAGGCAAACCCCTGGGAGAGGGCTGCTTTGGGCAGGTGGTGTTGGCGGAGGCCATTGGGCTGGACAAGGACAAACCCAACCGTGTGACCAAAGTGGCTGTGAAGATGCTGAAAT CGGATGCAACCGAGAAAGACCTGTCAGACCTGATCTCAGAAATGGAGATGATGAAGATGATCGGGAAGCACAAGAACATCATCAACCTGCTGGGGGCCTGCACGCAGGATG GTCCTTTGTATGTCATCGTGGAGTATGCCTCCAAGGGCAACCTACGGGAGTACCTGCAGGCCCGGAGGCCTCCTGGGCTGGAATACTGTTACAACCCCAGCCACAACCCCGAAGAGCAGCTCTCCTCCAAGGACCTGGTATCCTGTGCCTATCAGGTGGCCCGAGGCATGGAATATCTTGCCTCTAAGAAG tgCATACACCGAGACCTGGCCGCGAGGAATGTCCTGGTGACAGAGGACAATGTGATGAAGATCGCAGATTTTGGCCTAGCTCGGGACATTCACCACATCGACTACTATAAAAAGACAACCAAT GGCCGACTGCCTGTGAAGTGGATGGCACCCGAGGCATTGTTTGACCGGATCTACACCCACCAGAGTGATGT ATGGTCTTTTGGGGTGCTCCTGTGGGaaatcttcactctgggtggctCCCCATATCCTGGCGTGCCTGTGGAGGAGCTTTTCAAGCTGCTGAAGGAAGGTCATCGAATGGACAAGCCCAGTAACTGCACCAACGAGCT GTACATGATGATGCGGGATTGTTGGCATGCAGTACCCTCTCAGAGACCTACCTTCAAGCAGCTGGTGGAAGACCTGGACCGCATTGTGGCCTTGACCTCCAACCAG GAGTATCTGGACCTGTCAATGCCCCTGGACCAATACTCTCCCAGCTTTCCTGACACCCGAAGCTCTACCTGTTCCTCAGGGGAGGATTCCGTTTTCTCTCATGAGCCGTTGCCTGAGGAGCCCTGTCTGCCCCGACACCCAGCCCAGCTTGCCAATGGCGGACTCAAACGACGCTGA
- the FGFR1 gene encoding fibroblast growth factor receptor 1 isoform X1: protein MWSWKCLLFWAVLVTATLCTARPAPTLPEQAQPWGAPVEVESFLVHPGDLLQLRCRLRDDVQSINWLRDGVQLVESNRTRITGEEVEVRDSVPADSGLYACVTSSPSGSDTTYFSVNVSDALPSSEDDDDDDDSSSEEKETDNTKPNRMPVAPYWTSPEKMEKKLHAVPAAKTVKFKCPSSGTPNPTLRWLKNGKEFKPDHRIGGYKVRYATWSIIMDSVVPSDKGNYTCIVENEYGSINHTYQLDVVERSPHRPILQAGLPANKTVALGSNVEFMCKVYSDPQPHIQWLKHIEVNGSKIGPDNLPYVQILKTAGVNTTDKEMEVLHLRNVSFEDAGEYTCLAGNSIGLSHHSAWLTVLEALEERPAVMTSPLYLEIIIYCTGAFLISCMVGSVIIYKMKSGTKKSDFHSQMAVHKLAKSIPLRRQVTVSADSSASMNSGVLLVRPSRLSSSGTPMLAGVSEYELPEDPRWELPRDRLVLGKPLGEGCFGQVVLAEAIGLDKDKPNRVTKVAVKMLKSDATEKDLSDLISEMEMMKMIGKHKNIINLLGACTQDGPLYVIVEYASKGNLREYLQARRPPGLEYCYNPSHNPEEQLSSKDLVSCAYQVARGMEYLASKKCIHRDLAARNVLVTEDNVMKIADFGLARDIHHIDYYKKTTNGRLPVKWMAPEALFDRIYTHQSDVWSFGVLLWEIFTLGGSPYPGVPVEELFKLLKEGHRMDKPSNCTNELYMMMRDCWHAVPSQRPTFKQLVEDLDRIVALTSNQEYLDLSMPLDQYSPSFPDTRSSTCSSGEDSVFSHEPLPEEPCLPRHPAQLANGGLKRR from the exons cccagccctggggagcCCCTGTGGAAGTGGAGTCCTTCCTGGTCCACCCTGGTGACCTGCTGCAGCTTCGCTGTCGGCTGCGGGACGATGTCCAGAGCATCAACTGGCTGCGGGACGGGGTACAGCTGGTGGAAAGCAACCGTACCCGCATCacgggggaggaggtggaggtgcgGGATTCCGTGCCCGCTGACTCCGGCCTCTACGCTTGCGTGACCAGCAGCCCCTCAGGCAGCGACACCACCTACTTCTCCGTCAATGTCTCAG ATGCTCTCCCTTCCTCGGAGgacgacgatgatgatgatgactcctcttcagaggagaaggagacagaTAACACCAAACCAAACCGTATGC CCGTGGCTCCATATTGGACGTCCCcggaaaagatggaaaagaaattgCATGCAGTGCCAGCTGCTAAGACAGTGAAGTTCAAGTGCCCTTCCAGTGGGACTCCTAACCCTACACTGCGCTGGCTGAAAAATGGCAAAGAATTCAAACCTGACCACAGGATCGGAGGCTACAAG GTCCGTTATGCCACGTGGAGCATCATAATGGACTCGGTGGTGCCCTCTGACAAGGGCAACTATACCTGCATCGTGGAGAACGAGTATGGCAGCATTAACCACACCTACCAGCTCGACGTCGTGG aGCGGTCTCCTCACCGGCCCATCCTGCAGGCAGGGTTGCCTGCCAACAAGACAGTGGCCCTGGGCAGTAATGTGGAGTTCATGTGTAAGGTGTACAGTGACCCACAGCCCCACATCCAGTGGCTAAAGCACATCGAGGTGAATGGGAGTAAGATTGGCCCGGACAACCTTCCGTATGTCCAGATCTTGAAG ACTGCCGGAGTTAATACCACCGACAAAGAGATGGAAGTGCTTCACTTAAGGAATGTCTCCTTTGAGGACGCGGGGGAGTATACGTGCTTGGCGGGTAACTCTATCGGACTCTCCCATCACTCTGCATGGTTGACCGTTCTGGAAG CCCTGGAAGAGAGACCCGCGGTGATGACCTCGCCCCTGTACCTGGAGATCATCATCTATTGCACGGGGGCCTTCCTCATCTCCTGCATGGTGGGCTCTGTCATCATCTACAAGATGAAGAGTGGCACCAAGAAGAGTGACTTCCACAGCCAGATGGCCGTGCACAAGCTGGCCAAGAGCATCCCTCTGCGCAGACAGGTAACA GTGTCAGCCGACTCCAGCGCGTCCATGAACTCTGGGGTTCTGCTGGTTCGGCCCTCACGTCTCTCCTCCAGCGGAACCCCCATGCTGGCTGGGGTCTCTGAATATGAGCTTCCTGAAGACCCTCGCTGGGAGCTGCCTCGAGACAG ACTGGTTTTAGGCAAACCCCTGGGAGAGGGCTGCTTTGGGCAGGTGGTGTTGGCGGAGGCCATTGGGCTGGACAAGGACAAACCCAACCGTGTGACCAAAGTGGCTGTGAAGATGCTGAAAT CGGATGCAACCGAGAAAGACCTGTCAGACCTGATCTCAGAAATGGAGATGATGAAGATGATCGGGAAGCACAAGAACATCATCAACCTGCTGGGGGCCTGCACGCAGGATG GTCCTTTGTATGTCATCGTGGAGTATGCCTCCAAGGGCAACCTACGGGAGTACCTGCAGGCCCGGAGGCCTCCTGGGCTGGAATACTGTTACAACCCCAGCCACAACCCCGAAGAGCAGCTCTCCTCCAAGGACCTGGTATCCTGTGCCTATCAGGTGGCCCGAGGCATGGAATATCTTGCCTCTAAGAAG tgCATACACCGAGACCTGGCCGCGAGGAATGTCCTGGTGACAGAGGACAATGTGATGAAGATCGCAGATTTTGGCCTAGCTCGGGACATTCACCACATCGACTACTATAAAAAGACAACCAAT GGCCGACTGCCTGTGAAGTGGATGGCACCCGAGGCATTGTTTGACCGGATCTACACCCACCAGAGTGATGT ATGGTCTTTTGGGGTGCTCCTGTGGGaaatcttcactctgggtggctCCCCATATCCTGGCGTGCCTGTGGAGGAGCTTTTCAAGCTGCTGAAGGAAGGTCATCGAATGGACAAGCCCAGTAACTGCACCAACGAGCT GTACATGATGATGCGGGATTGTTGGCATGCAGTACCCTCTCAGAGACCTACCTTCAAGCAGCTGGTGGAAGACCTGGACCGCATTGTGGCCTTGACCTCCAACCAG GAGTATCTGGACCTGTCAATGCCCCTGGACCAATACTCTCCCAGCTTTCCTGACACCCGAAGCTCTACCTGTTCCTCAGGGGAGGATTCCGTTTTCTCTCATGAGCCGTTGCCTGAGGAGCCCTGTCTGCCCCGACACCCAGCCCAGCTTGCCAATGGCGGACTCAAACGACGCTGA
- the FGFR1 gene encoding fibroblast growth factor receptor 1 isoform X2 — MWSWKCLLFWAVLVTATLCTARPAPTLPEQAQPWGAPVEVESFLVHPGDLLQLRCRLRDDVQSINWLRDGVQLVESNRTRITGEEVEVRDSVPADSGLYACVTSSPSGSDTTYFSVNVSDALPSSEDDDDDDDSSSEEKETDNTKPNPVAPYWTSPEKMEKKLHAVPAAKTVKFKCPSSGTPNPTLRWLKNGKEFKPDHRIGGYKVRYATWSIIMDSVVPSDKGNYTCIVENEYGSINHTYQLDVVERSPHRPILQAGLPANKTVALGSNVEFMCKVYSDPQPHIQWLKHIEVNGSKIGPDNLPYVQILKTAGVNTTDKEMEVLHLRNVSFEDAGEYTCLAGNSIGLSHHSAWLTVLEALEERPAVMTSPLYLEIIIYCTGAFLISCMVGSVIIYKMKSGTKKSDFHSQMAVHKLAKSIPLRRQVTVSADSSASMNSGVLLVRPSRLSSSGTPMLAGVSEYELPEDPRWELPRDRLVLGKPLGEGCFGQVVLAEAIGLDKDKPNRVTKVAVKMLKSDATEKDLSDLISEMEMMKMIGKHKNIINLLGACTQDGPLYVIVEYASKGNLREYLQARRPPGLEYCYNPSHNPEEQLSSKDLVSCAYQVARGMEYLASKKCIHRDLAARNVLVTEDNVMKIADFGLARDIHHIDYYKKTTNGRLPVKWMAPEALFDRIYTHQSDVWSFGVLLWEIFTLGGSPYPGVPVEELFKLLKEGHRMDKPSNCTNELYMMMRDCWHAVPSQRPTFKQLVEDLDRIVALTSNQEYLDLSMPLDQYSPSFPDTRSSTCSSGEDSVFSHEPLPEEPCLPRHPAQLANGGLKRR; from the exons cccagccctggggagcCCCTGTGGAAGTGGAGTCCTTCCTGGTCCACCCTGGTGACCTGCTGCAGCTTCGCTGTCGGCTGCGGGACGATGTCCAGAGCATCAACTGGCTGCGGGACGGGGTACAGCTGGTGGAAAGCAACCGTACCCGCATCacgggggaggaggtggaggtgcgGGATTCCGTGCCCGCTGACTCCGGCCTCTACGCTTGCGTGACCAGCAGCCCCTCAGGCAGCGACACCACCTACTTCTCCGTCAATGTCTCAG ATGCTCTCCCTTCCTCGGAGgacgacgatgatgatgatgactcctcttcagaggagaaggagacagaTAACACCAAACCAAACC CCGTGGCTCCATATTGGACGTCCCcggaaaagatggaaaagaaattgCATGCAGTGCCAGCTGCTAAGACAGTGAAGTTCAAGTGCCCTTCCAGTGGGACTCCTAACCCTACACTGCGCTGGCTGAAAAATGGCAAAGAATTCAAACCTGACCACAGGATCGGAGGCTACAAG GTCCGTTATGCCACGTGGAGCATCATAATGGACTCGGTGGTGCCCTCTGACAAGGGCAACTATACCTGCATCGTGGAGAACGAGTATGGCAGCATTAACCACACCTACCAGCTCGACGTCGTGG aGCGGTCTCCTCACCGGCCCATCCTGCAGGCAGGGTTGCCTGCCAACAAGACAGTGGCCCTGGGCAGTAATGTGGAGTTCATGTGTAAGGTGTACAGTGACCCACAGCCCCACATCCAGTGGCTAAAGCACATCGAGGTGAATGGGAGTAAGATTGGCCCGGACAACCTTCCGTATGTCCAGATCTTGAAG ACTGCCGGAGTTAATACCACCGACAAAGAGATGGAAGTGCTTCACTTAAGGAATGTCTCCTTTGAGGACGCGGGGGAGTATACGTGCTTGGCGGGTAACTCTATCGGACTCTCCCATCACTCTGCATGGTTGACCGTTCTGGAAG CCCTGGAAGAGAGACCCGCGGTGATGACCTCGCCCCTGTACCTGGAGATCATCATCTATTGCACGGGGGCCTTCCTCATCTCCTGCATGGTGGGCTCTGTCATCATCTACAAGATGAAGAGTGGCACCAAGAAGAGTGACTTCCACAGCCAGATGGCCGTGCACAAGCTGGCCAAGAGCATCCCTCTGCGCAGACAGGTAACA GTGTCAGCCGACTCCAGCGCGTCCATGAACTCTGGGGTTCTGCTGGTTCGGCCCTCACGTCTCTCCTCCAGCGGAACCCCCATGCTGGCTGGGGTCTCTGAATATGAGCTTCCTGAAGACCCTCGCTGGGAGCTGCCTCGAGACAG ACTGGTTTTAGGCAAACCCCTGGGAGAGGGCTGCTTTGGGCAGGTGGTGTTGGCGGAGGCCATTGGGCTGGACAAGGACAAACCCAACCGTGTGACCAAAGTGGCTGTGAAGATGCTGAAAT CGGATGCAACCGAGAAAGACCTGTCAGACCTGATCTCAGAAATGGAGATGATGAAGATGATCGGGAAGCACAAGAACATCATCAACCTGCTGGGGGCCTGCACGCAGGATG GTCCTTTGTATGTCATCGTGGAGTATGCCTCCAAGGGCAACCTACGGGAGTACCTGCAGGCCCGGAGGCCTCCTGGGCTGGAATACTGTTACAACCCCAGCCACAACCCCGAAGAGCAGCTCTCCTCCAAGGACCTGGTATCCTGTGCCTATCAGGTGGCCCGAGGCATGGAATATCTTGCCTCTAAGAAG tgCATACACCGAGACCTGGCCGCGAGGAATGTCCTGGTGACAGAGGACAATGTGATGAAGATCGCAGATTTTGGCCTAGCTCGGGACATTCACCACATCGACTACTATAAAAAGACAACCAAT GGCCGACTGCCTGTGAAGTGGATGGCACCCGAGGCATTGTTTGACCGGATCTACACCCACCAGAGTGATGT ATGGTCTTTTGGGGTGCTCCTGTGGGaaatcttcactctgggtggctCCCCATATCCTGGCGTGCCTGTGGAGGAGCTTTTCAAGCTGCTGAAGGAAGGTCATCGAATGGACAAGCCCAGTAACTGCACCAACGAGCT GTACATGATGATGCGGGATTGTTGGCATGCAGTACCCTCTCAGAGACCTACCTTCAAGCAGCTGGTGGAAGACCTGGACCGCATTGTGGCCTTGACCTCCAACCAG GAGTATCTGGACCTGTCAATGCCCCTGGACCAATACTCTCCCAGCTTTCCTGACACCCGAAGCTCTACCTGTTCCTCAGGGGAGGATTCCGTTTTCTCTCATGAGCCGTTGCCTGAGGAGCCCTGTCTGCCCCGACACCCAGCCCAGCTTGCCAATGGCGGACTCAAACGACGCTGA
- the FGFR1 gene encoding fibroblast growth factor receptor 1 isoform X3: MWSWKCLLFWAVLVTATLCTARPAPTLPEQAQPWGAPVEVESFLVHPGDLLQLRCRLRDDVQSINWLRDGVQLVESNRTRITGEEVEVRDSVPADSGLYACVTSSPSGSDTTYFSVNVSDALPSSEDDDDDDDSSSEEKETDNTKPNRMPVAPYWTSPEKMEKKLHAVPAAKTVKFKCPSSGTPNPTLRWLKNGKEFKPDHRIGGYKVRYATWSIIMDSVVPSDKGNYTCIVENEYGSINHTYQLDVVERSPHRPILQAGLPANKTVALGSNVEFMCKVYSDPQPHIQWLKHIEVNGSKIGPDNLPYVQILKTAGVNTTDKEMEVLHLRNVSFEDAGEYTCLAGNSIGLSHHSAWLTVLEALEERPAVMTSPLYLEIIIYCTGAFLISCMVGSVIIYKMKSGTKKSDFHSQMAVHKLAKSIPLRRQVSADSSASMNSGVLLVRPSRLSSSGTPMLAGVSEYELPEDPRWELPRDRLVLGKPLGEGCFGQVVLAEAIGLDKDKPNRVTKVAVKMLKSDATEKDLSDLISEMEMMKMIGKHKNIINLLGACTQDGPLYVIVEYASKGNLREYLQARRPPGLEYCYNPSHNPEEQLSSKDLVSCAYQVARGMEYLASKKCIHRDLAARNVLVTEDNVMKIADFGLARDIHHIDYYKKTTNGRLPVKWMAPEALFDRIYTHQSDVWSFGVLLWEIFTLGGSPYPGVPVEELFKLLKEGHRMDKPSNCTNELYMMMRDCWHAVPSQRPTFKQLVEDLDRIVALTSNQEYLDLSMPLDQYSPSFPDTRSSTCSSGEDSVFSHEPLPEEPCLPRHPAQLANGGLKRR; this comes from the exons cccagccctggggagcCCCTGTGGAAGTGGAGTCCTTCCTGGTCCACCCTGGTGACCTGCTGCAGCTTCGCTGTCGGCTGCGGGACGATGTCCAGAGCATCAACTGGCTGCGGGACGGGGTACAGCTGGTGGAAAGCAACCGTACCCGCATCacgggggaggaggtggaggtgcgGGATTCCGTGCCCGCTGACTCCGGCCTCTACGCTTGCGTGACCAGCAGCCCCTCAGGCAGCGACACCACCTACTTCTCCGTCAATGTCTCAG ATGCTCTCCCTTCCTCGGAGgacgacgatgatgatgatgactcctcttcagaggagaaggagacagaTAACACCAAACCAAACCGTATGC CCGTGGCTCCATATTGGACGTCCCcggaaaagatggaaaagaaattgCATGCAGTGCCAGCTGCTAAGACAGTGAAGTTCAAGTGCCCTTCCAGTGGGACTCCTAACCCTACACTGCGCTGGCTGAAAAATGGCAAAGAATTCAAACCTGACCACAGGATCGGAGGCTACAAG GTCCGTTATGCCACGTGGAGCATCATAATGGACTCGGTGGTGCCCTCTGACAAGGGCAACTATACCTGCATCGTGGAGAACGAGTATGGCAGCATTAACCACACCTACCAGCTCGACGTCGTGG aGCGGTCTCCTCACCGGCCCATCCTGCAGGCAGGGTTGCCTGCCAACAAGACAGTGGCCCTGGGCAGTAATGTGGAGTTCATGTGTAAGGTGTACAGTGACCCACAGCCCCACATCCAGTGGCTAAAGCACATCGAGGTGAATGGGAGTAAGATTGGCCCGGACAACCTTCCGTATGTCCAGATCTTGAAG ACTGCCGGAGTTAATACCACCGACAAAGAGATGGAAGTGCTTCACTTAAGGAATGTCTCCTTTGAGGACGCGGGGGAGTATACGTGCTTGGCGGGTAACTCTATCGGACTCTCCCATCACTCTGCATGGTTGACCGTTCTGGAAG CCCTGGAAGAGAGACCCGCGGTGATGACCTCGCCCCTGTACCTGGAGATCATCATCTATTGCACGGGGGCCTTCCTCATCTCCTGCATGGTGGGCTCTGTCATCATCTACAAGATGAAGAGTGGCACCAAGAAGAGTGACTTCCACAGCCAGATGGCCGTGCACAAGCTGGCCAAGAGCATCCCTCTGCGCAGACAG GTGTCAGCCGACTCCAGCGCGTCCATGAACTCTGGGGTTCTGCTGGTTCGGCCCTCACGTCTCTCCTCCAGCGGAACCCCCATGCTGGCTGGGGTCTCTGAATATGAGCTTCCTGAAGACCCTCGCTGGGAGCTGCCTCGAGACAG ACTGGTTTTAGGCAAACCCCTGGGAGAGGGCTGCTTTGGGCAGGTGGTGTTGGCGGAGGCCATTGGGCTGGACAAGGACAAACCCAACCGTGTGACCAAAGTGGCTGTGAAGATGCTGAAAT CGGATGCAACCGAGAAAGACCTGTCAGACCTGATCTCAGAAATGGAGATGATGAAGATGATCGGGAAGCACAAGAACATCATCAACCTGCTGGGGGCCTGCACGCAGGATG GTCCTTTGTATGTCATCGTGGAGTATGCCTCCAAGGGCAACCTACGGGAGTACCTGCAGGCCCGGAGGCCTCCTGGGCTGGAATACTGTTACAACCCCAGCCACAACCCCGAAGAGCAGCTCTCCTCCAAGGACCTGGTATCCTGTGCCTATCAGGTGGCCCGAGGCATGGAATATCTTGCCTCTAAGAAG tgCATACACCGAGACCTGGCCGCGAGGAATGTCCTGGTGACAGAGGACAATGTGATGAAGATCGCAGATTTTGGCCTAGCTCGGGACATTCACCACATCGACTACTATAAAAAGACAACCAAT GGCCGACTGCCTGTGAAGTGGATGGCACCCGAGGCATTGTTTGACCGGATCTACACCCACCAGAGTGATGT ATGGTCTTTTGGGGTGCTCCTGTGGGaaatcttcactctgggtggctCCCCATATCCTGGCGTGCCTGTGGAGGAGCTTTTCAAGCTGCTGAAGGAAGGTCATCGAATGGACAAGCCCAGTAACTGCACCAACGAGCT GTACATGATGATGCGGGATTGTTGGCATGCAGTACCCTCTCAGAGACCTACCTTCAAGCAGCTGGTGGAAGACCTGGACCGCATTGTGGCCTTGACCTCCAACCAG GAGTATCTGGACCTGTCAATGCCCCTGGACCAATACTCTCCCAGCTTTCCTGACACCCGAAGCTCTACCTGTTCCTCAGGGGAGGATTCCGTTTTCTCTCATGAGCCGTTGCCTGAGGAGCCCTGTCTGCCCCGACACCCAGCCCAGCTTGCCAATGGCGGACTCAAACGACGCTGA